Below is a window of Corynebacterium kalinowskii DNA.
TGATGCGTTCGATCCCGAGCGTCACGAAGCAGTTCAGGACCTGTCCAGTGGTGAAGAGAAGGTCATCGGCACCGTCCTGCGCAAGGGCTATGTCGTTGGCGAGCGCCTCGTGCGCACCGCGATGGTCATCATTGCTGATCCCGTCGCAGGGGACTCCGGCGAGGACAATAAGGACGCCTAGCAAGTGGCGTCGAGAAGCGAATTGTAGAAAGGAGGAGATGCCCAATGACGCAACGCGAATGGGCGGAGAAAGATTACTATGCGGACTTGGGGGTCTCCTCGTCTGCATCGCAAGCCGACATCAAAAAGGCGTACCGACAGCTCGCCCGGGACAATCACCCGGACAAGCATCCAGGTGACACGGTTGCAGAAGAGCGCTTCAAGAAGGTCGCCGAAGCATATGACGTGCTTGGCGACGAAAAGAAGCGCGCGGAGTACGACGAACTGAAGGCCATGCTGAAGTCCGGCGGACTCGGAGGCTTTGGAACGGGAGGGCCCGGCTTCCCGGGCGGGTTTCAAGGTACGCACGGGTTCGAGGACATTCTCCGAGACCGCGGATTTGCTGGCGACGGTGGCCTTGGGGATATCTTCGGTGGCCTTTTCAACCGCGGTGGCCATAGCCGCCCATCAGCTGCGCCATCGCGGGGAGCCGACGTCGAAACGTCCATCACCTTGGAATTCCGCGAAGCGGCCAAAGGGACCACGATTCCCATCCAACTGAGTGGCCAAGCGCCCTGCACTGACTGCCACGGATCGGGCTCCAATTCCGGAAACCCGTCCGTGTGCGGCGATTGCAACGGCACCGGATTCATCTCCGAAAACAAGGGTGCCTTCGGGTTCTCGGCTCCGTGTACCAAGTGTGGTGGCACGGGACGAGTCATCACCGATCCGTGCCCGACCTGTTCCGGCAAGGGGACCGCGCAACGTACCCGATCCATCACTGTCCGCATTCCTGCGGGTGTGGAGGACGGTCAAAAGGTGCGACTGGCAGGACAAGGCGAAGCCGGCCCCAACGGCAAGCCAGCAGGTGACTTGTTCGTTACCGTCACTGTGAAACCCGACAAGGTTTTCAAGCGCAAGGGCGATGACCTAGAAGTGGCAGTTCCAGTCAGCTTCGGCGAACTCGCACTTGGTGGCACCATCACCGTCCCGACTCTCGAGTCGCCAGTGAAACTGAAGATCCCGGTGGGCACTCCATCCGGACGAGTCCTTCGAGTTCGCGGGCGTGGTATCAGCCGTTCCTCCGGAATCAAGGGGGACTTGCTGGTGAAACTGGAAGTAGACATACCAAAGAACATGGGGGCAGCGGAAACCTCCGCGCTCCGCACCTACGTTCAGTCGGCCAAGGATGCGGGATATGACCCCCGTGCCAAGTGGTCAGGACTGGAATAGGAGGACAGTGTCATGAGCACCCGAGGGCAAGAAAACGAGGTCTTCGTGATTTCGGTTGCCGCGGAGCTCGCAGGCATGCACGCACAAACGCTGCGGACCTATGACCGCCTCGGACTTGTGATTCCGATGCGAACCCGAGGCGGCGGGCGTCGCTATTCGCGGCGAGATGTCGAGCTGCTACGCGAAATCCAGCGGCTCTC
It encodes the following:
- the dnaJ gene encoding molecular chaperone DnaJ, whose translation is MTQREWAEKDYYADLGVSSSASQADIKKAYRQLARDNHPDKHPGDTVAEERFKKVAEAYDVLGDEKKRAEYDELKAMLKSGGLGGFGTGGPGFPGGFQGTHGFEDILRDRGFAGDGGLGDIFGGLFNRGGHSRPSAAPSRGADVETSITLEFREAAKGTTIPIQLSGQAPCTDCHGSGSNSGNPSVCGDCNGTGFISENKGAFGFSAPCTKCGGTGRVITDPCPTCSGKGTAQRTRSITVRIPAGVEDGQKVRLAGQGEAGPNGKPAGDLFVTVTVKPDKVFKRKGDDLEVAVPVSFGELALGGTITVPTLESPVKLKIPVGTPSGRVLRVRGRGISRSSGIKGDLLVKLEVDIPKNMGAAETSALRTYVQSAKDAGYDPRAKWSGLE